The Oncorhynchus masou masou isolate Uvic2021 unplaced genomic scaffold, UVic_Omas_1.1 unplaced_scaffold_6378, whole genome shotgun sequence genome includes a region encoding these proteins:
- the LOC135536576 gene encoding GATA zinc finger domain-containing protein 14-like has product NNNHNNNHYNNRNNNHINNHNNHNNNHNNNNRNNNHYNNRNNNHYNNRNNNHYNNHNNHNNNHYNNRNNNHINNHNNNNNHNNHNNNRNNNHYNSRNNNHYNNHNNNRNNNHNNNRNNNHYNNRNNNHYNNRNNNRNNNNHNNNRNNNHYNNRNNNHINNHNNH; this is encoded by the coding sequence caacaacaaccacaacaacaaccactacaacaaccgcaacaacaaccacatcaacaaccacaacaaccacaacaacaaccacaacaacaacaaccgcaacaacaaccactacaacaaccgcaacaacaaccactacaacaaccgcaataacaaccactacaacaaccacaacaaccacaacaacaaccactacaacaaccgcaacaacaaccacatcaacaaccacaacaacaacaacaaccacaacaaccacaacaacaaccgcaacaacaaccactacaacagccgcaacaacaaccactacaacaaccacaacaacaaccgcaacaacaaccacaacaacaaccgcaacaacaaccactacaacaaccgcaacaacaaccactacaacaaccgcaacaacaaccgcaacaacaacaaccacaacaacaaccgcaacaacaaccactacaacaaccgcaacaacaaccacatcaacaaccacaacaaccac